The Populus alba chromosome 13, ASM523922v2, whole genome shotgun sequence genome contains the following window.
TGATTGATTCCACAATCATCCAAAATGAACGACGCCGATGTCTCTAAGCAGATCCAGCAGATGGTCAGATTCATCCGCCAAGAAGCGGAAGAAAAGGCCAACGAGATCCTAGTTTCTGCTGAAGAAgtacttctttcttcttcttcattgtttCTGTTTTGCTGAATCGcttagtgggttttttttttcttcgcttAGTTTTGATCTGATtgataaaattgtgtttttgaagGAATTCAATATAGAGAAGCTGCAACTGGTtgaggcagagaagaagaagatcagGCAAGAGTATGAGCGTAAAGAGAAGCAAGTTCAAGTTCGCAAAAAGATGTAATTCTCTCCATCCTTTTATTGTTTTCGGATTAACATTTTGTGATTTGTGTTTCTTGATTATGCTGTTCATTGATTGGTGGTGTTGTGTTGATTTAGTTTATAATTCAGTTTTAAGCGATGGGTGTGTTCTAGATCTTGATATTGCAATTTATGCTGTTAAATTTGGTTGCTTGTAGTTATTATCTTGTGCACAGTGAAGTGAAGTGATGCTGATCATAAACTTTGTTAGTGTTGATATTGATTTTaccttgttttttaatcatttctttttattaatcgatattataaaagtttggttcggtttgaaaCTGTGTAGGATATATTACTGGTTTGGTTTTATTGAATGGAGATCAGGATTGGACTCAAAATAATTTCCATCAATTTGTTTTGGTAGAGAAtggattattttattcttttctcatCAGAAGTCATATGAAGTGACATTTTGTTGTGTTGGTTGTTTTGTGTAGTGAGTATTCAATGCAGCTTAATGCCTCTCGGATCAAAGTGCTTCAAGCTCAAGATGATATGGTTAATTCCATGAAAGATGGAGCAGGAAAGGAGCTTTTGAATGTCAGCCAAAATCACCATCACTACAAGAATCTTCTCAAAGACCTCATTGTTCAGGTCATTATTAAATAACCAGCTTGCCTATTTACTGGTccctttattatatatatatgtgtgtgtgtgtgtgtgtattttcaTACTCATCAGTTTccataaaattgatgaaaattgtGGAATTGTTGTGCCATGTATAGTTTATGAAGCTTCagttattgggttttttttctcttgtttgcCTTTGTATCAATGTAAACTTTTGATACATGGCATAATGTCTGCATGTTAGTGGTTAGATACATGCACATAATCTTTCCTACtgagaaaattgattttaatgatAAAGTGAAGtgaattttaatctaaaaacacccCAATGATGGATTGAGCTTTTAGGGACTTATGTGATGAAAGTTTTTACCTTACTGATATATATTAGAGGATGATTGGTTGTtcgtaaaaaaattagatgttgaaatgaaaaattgtttttattaggaATGCTCAGAAATggtcattttgatttattatgtaAGAGGAATGTGGTGTTATATATTTGAATAAGGTATTTTTCTcataatctagatttttttttcttcatttgtctGCAGAGTTTGCTCAGATTGAAGGAGCCTGCTGTCTTGCTACGTTGCCGGAAAGATGACCATAATTTGGTGGAGTCTGTCCTGCATTCAGCAAAGGAGGAATATGCTGAGAAAGCAAATGTTTTCCCCCCAGAAATCATTGTGGACCATGATATCTATCTCCCACCTGCTCCTAGCCATCATAATGCTCATGGTCTTTCCTGGtaaattattcatgaaaaatccaataaaatatcCCGAGTGCATTTACATGTTCATTCATCAGTAGTTGTTTATGTGGGACTTCTGGGAAATTAACAAGTGTGTTGTCTTTGTTCTTAATTGTGGCTGCCATGGTAAAAGTATAACTGCTATtggtttctaaaattatttagtaTGATAATTGATATGGTCTTTGTATCAGATGTTTGAGGATTCCAAATTGCATAATAGCTATTTAATATAAGGTTTCAAAATGGCTTATCTAAAAATAGGtgctctttattattttaataaaagagaTGGTGAAAGAAGttgattttggtatttttttattgttaagctCTGGAGGTGTGGTGTTGGCATCTCGAGATGGGAAGATTGTGTTTGAAAATTCCCTTGATGCGCGTTTGGATGTTGCATTCCGTAAAAAACTTCCCGAGGTATGCTCATAAACTTTTGTTATTGATGTTACTGTTTTTGTTCTTGGCCTCTACACTCCAATTCCTTTCTGGGATAATCATATCAAGAGAATGACCAAGAGAGAATTGAACTTTTTCCTAGAAAAGGAACAATCATGATTGTGGTACccaattatttgaaaaaaaggtTGTGAAGTAACCTACATGATGTGGGCCTACATTATAGATTTTTTGAGACTACTTATTTTAGAAGAAATATAGGGTTTGATTTTTGAAGATTGTAGTTTCCTCATGTTTGCTATTTTCATTtggatttcttattttatttgggtGCCTATAAATAAACACCCTATGCAGATATTCAACTGTAAGGTAttattgttgaataaaaaaacctgaGTTTTCTTCATGATTGAGCAAGTctcttgttttgatttcctCAAGATTGAGTGTCTTTGTTTTATGGTGATCTTGCATCTTCTACATCATTGCAACATTCACCAATCCTTAGAGAAAGAATAATCATGCTAGTTCTCTGATTGGAGCTAACTCATTCTAATTGAGAATTTctccttgtttttgtttttacacaTTGAAGTTTAGAACTAGACTTCAAATAGCTATTTTAGTCCAAACTTCCGGCCCAACTTGTATTGATTTAGTTATTGTTGAAACATATGGGATATTGTTCTGTCAGCTTGTGTTATCTTATACCAAAGATGTGTCTAGATGAGggcttttctttcttctgttttGTCCATCAATCAATAGTTGTGCAAGGAGGATAAGGAAGATCTGATTAGTGGTTGGCTGTTTTGGATCTGAAATCCAAGGAGGTTATATTTTACAGCTGAAAGAACTCAGAAATGGTCTTTAAAATGAAACTTGCAGCATTGGCATCTGCCATGTGACTTGGAACTTCCTCGTCTTAATTAGAACTCATACTAGACAAACTAGTGGATCCTTATCTAATCCTCTAGTAGGAGTTCTAATTAAGAGGTGGAAATTCCTTTTAAGtggtaatattttattataatttatgggTCAAAGTGATCCCACTAGTTTGTCTAGCTTCTTAtaatgcccccccccccccacccttttttattattattttgaactttCTTTATCAGTGTTATGCGAGTACCTGTTTAATTTTTGGAGATGCCTTAACTAAAACTCCCTCATTCTTATTTGCACACATGCTAGGAGATGCAAACACAATTCAGTGGGGAGTTTTATAACTATTTTCCCCGttgtatcatcttctttgtctGCAAATTGCTGAAAGTCTTAGTGCTACGTTGGAAAGACCAAATCGAACAGCTCACATAATTGATTACCCTAATGATATATTGGCTTCTTATTGCAGATCCGCAAGTTGCTAGTTGGCCAGGCTGTATAATGGCATCGTGAGGCTTCTGCATGATGAGATGGTTAGCGTTGTTGTTTTGTCCCTGGATAATTTATGTCATATATTTGAAAACCCAGAGATTATTTTCAATTGTTTGGttgtgttttaaatttctttgcGAAAAACCTTTGTCTCCGAAATTAGTGAAGCTTGTACTCGGTTTAGTGTTTGTATCATCCTAGACACCTCAAGGCActcattcaataataaataaaatatctagtGTTTTGGTCAAGCTATACCGTTAAATCCTTCTCGCTCATTGTtccagaagtattcaattgatCTTATTTTGCAAGAATTCTTTTTGAAGGACTGGAAAGGTATGAACGTATCAAGTTCATATTTGAATCATATCAGGGTACCTTTGAAcgtcctctttatttttttttttcactcacaGAGCTTTTCGAGATAGGGTTTTGCGAAACCTCTGAGAAGATTTGAATCCATGACAATGATTGCCATGATCTTGGCATGAAAAGTATTTTCAGAATCTTggaaatgattttgaaattgtTTCCAGGGAGTGAGTTAAGACTAATCTTtccttaaaagagaaaaaaagtgaaGGCAAATCTTTAGTTGAAAAGAACTGACGACAAAGCTTTTGAACAATACAAGCTTGCGCTTGTTTTCCACTTGTGGGTGTCTCTTCTTCCTGTATTGGTTTTTTCCCCTTGCATATTCGTCGGCGCTTCAAACACCTACGAAATCTTCAATAGAATATTCACGTCTAAAATCAGCTTTTAGCACCCCATTTACCATCGAAAATCCATCGAGTGTGTTTAAAATGCCGACAGGGTATGTATAAAACTATCTACCTTTATCCAAAATTCATAAAACCTAGTAATTTAAATCTCAAGTTGTAATCAAGCAAAGTTCTAACAAATcacataattaataattaactcaaaatatgaTTGGCATTAGCATAAATCACTACGAGAAATCCTAATTAGATAGCTATAACATAATTAAGTTCCAATTACTACCCTCCATGCATTTAAAATATCCTAAACCAGTGGAGGTGTAGGGGGAGGAAGAAATAAATGCTGAAGTGGAAGATCTAGGAGGAGGAAATGGTACACCTttgcataaatatataaatatatgataatcatgactttttattctttataatcCCGAGCTTTGCAATATAAAACTTATCATTAATCAACCTCATATTCTTGTGGTCACAATACAAGATAAATTCAAGTTAGTTTTTATattgtcatttgtttttcattttacatCTATGATtgtgttaaaaatattgtaaatatatttttcctaaTATGCATGCCATTCAAGTTATGACCTAACATTtgtctttcaataaaaaaactccaaaaaatatttcatataatgTGATTGCAGGTCacaccaaaaccaaaaatatttttgtttacttgaatgaaaacaaaaaacaatgccTTCATACTTGGTTTGACTTTGCTTTCCATTATATTAATCTTTAATATAGCATCCCCCTCTCTCATATAATTTGACCTCTAAGTTAAAAAGAACCTAAATTACCACTTCAGCGTgcattgtcttttttattttaactatctCTCTATCCTGATAGCAATGTAAGCCATATTCTCTATCGCAGTATAATGGTGTAATTCAATCATATTAGCTATTTTTCTAttcaaactattaaaaaatcttGTTATTATAGCCTCTCTATCCTTAATAACATTAGCTTTAACCATGTTAATCTCCATCTTCTTATAGCAATTCTTCACTCTTAGATCTTAGAGTCAAACTCTGCAATTGCTGAAATAATTCCCTATCAAATATCACACTAAGTGATAATTATTGCTCGTTCATGTTtagaggaaacaaaaaaaaaaaaaaaaaaagggagaaaaacacgttcaacaaaaaaaaggaccaGTTAGAAAGAGCGCTAACTTCAGTTCCTTGgtgttatattattatgaattcTATATTATTCCCAGGTGCTATATTATAATGCTTTGTATATTATTATCGAATAAGCACAAGATACAGGTTCAGCCAAGGGCGGAGCTAGGAATTTTATCTATCCTAggctataatataaatatatataaattattttttaagatcaattattaacttgtatatataaatttatcaaattaataataaagtttcaatccaaatacataatacaaaatataaataaaataaaatttaaagtatataaaattgaaaataaaaataaaatacaatatcaaAGTTGCATCCTTCAATGTTTTGtagaataaaattcatttatgaTCGAATCCGAATCAATATCTTCAACAAGCTCTTGTTCAAAGTAAATCATTATAGAATACGTTAAGAACTATTCTTTTATTCTATTGCGAATTacaattttaacatgttttatagctAAAAATGTCTGCTCTGTTGTGGCAGTGTAGGCAAAGTCAAAACAAGACGAATCAACTTGTCAATCAAATGATAGTGCtgtaatttatttgtttcagcTAATCCTCGACATAATTCAGAAATAATAGACATTAGGGGTAagcaaaaaatccaaaaaaatcgattaaatcgagaaaataaaaaaaataactgaaaaaaccgaaccataaaaaaactgattaaaccgattaaaattttgaaaaaattgactggttcggtttcggttttataagcttaaaaccgaaaaaactgagccaaaccggaaaaatCGAGTCTACCGATTTGAActagtttttgttctaaaaaaccaaaccgaaccaaaattgTTCGATTGGAACAAGTTTCGGTtcagtttaggtttttttcaaaaaaagatttttggtttggttacttttttttataaaaactgaaccgaaccgaaaatgatcactcTTAGTAGATATATTCTGAAAGCTCTTATGATGAATTACATCAATCTCATAATGCTCTaactaaaatcttaaataatatatttcttgttaattGAAATCTTCAGGATAAAATTTCTCAGCAAGCTTGGAAATAGCATCagctttaaatgatttaaagttgTCCTTAAGTTCTAAAGTAGAGCTaggtataatttatatttttttatttgaattattttatagaattgaatttttttttcaatttcatatccttgtaatttttaaatttattaaatttgattttcattttttttattactatttattttatttgattttttttttgcgattttatcctccattttttattgttatgtttttaaacctcaacaagttttaaaattgatatatatattatttcttactTTAACATGATCTGGGCTTCTTGGTTGAGCCTGATTTTAGAATTTAACGAGTTGAGAATTTGAGATATTAACTTAAGTTTAGGTGATTTGTctgagtttattttttcaagttcatgtttttttatttcagtttcatcctttaatatttaattttttttttgttgttttaaagtgggggaaaaaactcaaaattaagctgttttttttttttttttttaagtttactatgcaagataattgaaatttttgttaaaaataatttagtggtcgaaaaaaaaaaaagatagaactCCATTTGCGTTTTAGTCTGTTAAAACCAAActtaatggatattttatttcctagtTTTTGTTCCTGAAAATATGCTTCTTTAATaactgtgaattttttttttctccctacCTGGGCTACAACCCTCCTCAGCCCTGTAAGTACCTCCGCCCTTGGGTTCAgcaacctttttatttatgaaaaaaaatacgacAGGTAGAGGAAATAACGATGGGAACATGTCAAATATAATCTCAGGGCTATTACTGCTACATGTCTTCTTATTATATGTGTTGTCCGACTAGAATGATTTCTGGAGATAGTCGACTACCTTCTTGTCCAGTCGGAAGGCCTTGGCGAGGACATCAGGATTAATGGGTGGATCCGACCCAAACACCGCATTCGCAACTGTAATGACACCAGGGTTCTGGCTGCTTAAGCCGGCGAAAGCAAGCGCTTTGGTTTTTCCCATATTGAATTGGAAATGAATGAGTCCAATCGGAAACACAAAAACATCTCCAGGTTTCAAGGCTTTGGTGATCAGGCGATTATCTCCGTTAGCTAAGTTTGACGTAACAAAGCCAACATAGAGGGTACCCTCCACAACTACTATGATCTCAGTGGCGCGAGGGTGAGTGTGGGGAGGGTTCAGGCCATATGGAGCGAAATCAATGCGAGCTAAGGATATGCCAAGAGTGTTGAGCCCTGGaattttttcaacattgacaGCAGTGACATTTGAACCAACACGACCGGAAGTGTCCCCTGGAATGTTGAGTCCAGAAGAGAAGAAATCCTTCTCAGTAACATCCTTTGGGTCCTTGCAGAATTTGCCATTCACAAACACTGCATGAGAAAGACATTCGATACCCTTATAAAGTCATCAATTAATAGAGAATATTGAACATATCGGAAAGTAAaggaataataaaatatatactgCAGGATGCATGATATTTTCAGTGCAATACTGTCATGTAACTCTTAACGAAATACTTCAAGAGCGCATACCACCATCGGTTTCATCCACTGCTACACAGAAGTCCTGAAGAGGACTGGGATCGAAGGCAGAGGCAAATGAAGAAGCCAGAGCCAAGAGGACAAAAACTAGTAGAAACTTTAGCCCTTCCATTAGATTCCACGATGGTTTTTCTTTAGGAGATGGGTGAGATATCTTGCATGGATGCTAGGTTATTTATAGATTGGAGTCATTGAATTGGTCGACGTTATCTCTAAAAGAAGCCGACGAAGACTTGCTCGAGTCTTTAGTACGTAGTTGCTCGTTCTTTGATGGCAGTGATGAAACCGATTGACAAGATAGTAGAAATCACTCATTAATTCCTCCATAGATTCAAAAAACTTGACAATATGTATCATATGCCAATATTTTCTTGCTAAGACTGTTTCCAGCATGATACTTTTCCTTTAAGCTACCAGGACTGGGTGCAATGCCTCGTGTCACAAGGCTTTGTTGAAGATATCTGGTGAGAATATCAGAGTAGGTCGAGAACTAGAGATTGTTAGGTGACAAAATGTTTATGGTCCTGGGGTAGTTAATTCCATGGAATTTTCAGATGATTCTTAATGTATATAAGGTTAATCGTCGTTGATTATTCCTAGATGAAATTTTGTGACTTTTTTtaccaaaagtttttttttttttttaaatgttcttTGAACATGGCGAAGCCACCAATTTCTCCACTGTCCATTATTGGAGTGGGCTTAAGGTCTCCATGGCATTTGATCTTGTTATAAATGGTTGTTTTTGAAGCCACGGAGACAAAACGAGGgtcattgattatttaaaaatatatcattagtTGACCAATTAAACtactaataaatattaatatctttggcaatttttcttaaaaaaaatattgtttggatACTCGTAGTGATTTTTCCTTGAtgtaattgtttgatttttattacaatttttttgaagtcactaattaaattaaattaaattaaaaaaacaatctaatcCTGCTCTTTAAGTTAGTGTaactaaaaagagaaaacaatataGATTGTAACATGTCGTTC
Protein-coding sequences here:
- the LOC118036454 gene encoding V-type proton ATPase subunit E; protein product: MNDADVSKQIQQMVRFIRQEAEEKANEILVSAEEEFNIEKLQLVEAEKKKIRQEYERKEKQVQVRKKIEYSMQLNASRIKVLQAQDDMVNSMKDGAGKELLNVSQNHHHYKNLLKDLIVQSLLRLKEPAVLLRCRKDDHNLVESVLHSAKEEYAEKANVFPPEIIVDHDIYLPPAPSHHNAHGLSCSGGVVLASRDGKIVFENSLDARLDVAFRKKLPEIRKLLVGQAV
- the LOC118036453 gene encoding germin-like protein subfamily 1 member 7, which encodes MEGLKFLLVFVLLALASSFASAFDPSPLQDFCVAVDETDGVFVNGKFCKDPKDVTEKDFFSSGLNIPGDTSGRVGSNVTAVNVEKIPGLNTLGISLARIDFAPYGLNPPHTHPRATEIIVVVEGTLYVGFVTSNLANGDNRLITKALKPGDVFVFPIGLIHFQFNMGKTKALAFAGLSSQNPGVITVANAVFGSDPPINPDVLAKAFRLDKKVVDYLQKSF